One genomic window of Misgurnus anguillicaudatus chromosome 12, ASM2758022v2, whole genome shotgun sequence includes the following:
- the LOC129446552 gene encoding LOW QUALITY PROTEIN: cGMP-dependent protein kinase 1 (The sequence of the model RefSeq protein was modified relative to this genomic sequence to represent the inferred CDS: deleted 1 base in 1 codon): protein MGTLRDLQFALRTKIEELRQRDALIDELELELDMKDDLIRQLQGELDRLHTASVSHNPSGVIENTAMPDEPQRTKRQAISAEPTALDPHQLTHVTLTNYSKSEESRQLIQKALLENDFMKHLEAGQILTIMDCMYPTTLAQGCCVIQEGDDGSTVYVLEEGMVEVTKGGQKLCTIEPGKVFGELAILYNCTRTATVTALTYIKLWAIDRQGFQTIMMRTGLLKHSNYMEFLRSVPSFKTLTEDVLSKLADVLEETHYSDGDYIIRQGATGDTFFIISDGQVRVTQQKSANEESAFLSTLARGDWFGEQALKGEDVRTASVMAVGDVTCLVVDRESFKQLIGGLDNMSNQMYESEEVKAKLDAEAAFFANLSLSNFRVICTLGMGGFSRVELVQLKNDQSRSFAMKVLKKRHILDTCQQGHILSERRIMMEAHSPFTVRLYRTFRDSKYLYMLLEACLGGELWTLLRDRGSFDDGTTRFYTGCVVEALAFLHCHGIIYRDLKPENIILDQRGYAKLVDFGFSKKVGLGKKTWTFCGTPEYVAPEISLNKGHDVSADCWSLGILIFELLSGSPPFSGTDPMMTYNVILRGIDMVQFPKKITKSAANMIKRLCRDNPSERLGNQKNGVKDIQKHKWFEGFNWDGIREGTLTPPLIPNVEGPLDTSNFDCFPEDTDEPPDEESGWDIEF, encoded by the exons ATGGGTACGCTCCGTGACCTCCAGTTTGCCCTGCGGACGAAGATCGAAGAGCTGCGACAACGTGACGCCCTCATCGATGAGCTAGAGCTGGAACTGGACATGAAAGATGACCTCATCAGACAGTTACAGGGGGAGCTGGACCGTCTCCACACTGCCTCTGTCTCACATAACCCCTCTGGCGTGATAGAAAACACAG CGATGCCAGATGAGCCCCAGCGCACTAAACGTCAGGCTATATCAGCTGAACCCACAGCGCTCGACCCACATCAACTCACCCATGTCACCTTAACCAACTACAGCAAGAGTGAAGA ATCTCGTCAGTTGATCCAAAAGGCTCTGCTGGAAAATGATTTCATGAAGCACTTAGAAGCCGGTCAGATCCTCACCATCATGGACTGCATGTATCCCACCACACTGGCACAGGGCTGCTGTGTCATCCAGGAGGGAGACGACGGCTCTACCGTATATGTACTCGAAG AGGGGATGGTGGAGGTCACTAAAGGAGGGCAGAAACTGTGCACCATTGAGCCGGGAAAGGTGTTCGGCGAACTCGCCATACTATACAACTGCACACGCACGGCCACCGTCACAG CTCTGACTTATATCAAACTATGGGCCATAGACCGGCAGGGTTTTCAGACCATCATGATGAGGACGGGCCTTCTCAAGCATTCCAACTACATGGAATTTTTAAGAAG tgTGCCCTCCTTTAAGACCCTCACCGAAGATGTGCTGAGTAAATTAGCTGATGTCCTGGAAGAG ACGCACTACAGCGATGGCGATTACATCATTCGACAAGGAGCCACCGGAGACACATTCTTCATCATCAGTGACGGCCAG GTGAGGGTCACCCAGCAGAAATCAGCCAATGAGGAGTCTGCGTTCCTGTCCACACTCGCAAGAGGTGACTGGTTTGGAGAGCAAGCTCTCAAAGG GGAAGATGTGCGTACGGCAAGTGTAATGGCAGTCGGTGATGTGACGTGTCTAGTTGTGGACCGAGA ATCTTTTAAACAGCTCATTGGAGGGTTGGACAACATGAGCAACCAAATGTACGAAAGCGAGGAGGTGAAGGCCAA GTTAGACGCAGAAGCTGCATTTTTCGCTAACTTGTCTCTTAGCAACTTCCGCGTGATCTGCACACTAGGGATGGGAGGATTCAGTCGCGTGGAGCTG GTACAGCTGAAAAATGACCAGAGTCGCTCTTTTGCTATGAAAGTTTTGAAAAAGCGTCACATACTGGACACCTGTCAACAGGGACACATACTGTCTGAGAGACGCATCATGATGGAAGCCCACAGTCCCTTTACTGTCAG ATTGTATCGGACCTTCAGAGATTCCAAGTACCTGTATATGTTACTGGAGGCGTGTTTGGGTGGAGAGCTGTGGACTCTGCTCAGAGACAG AGGATCATTCGATGACGGCACAACACGATTTTACACTGGATGTGTGGTGGAAGCTCTCGCTTTCCTCCACTGCCATGGCATCATCTACAGAGACCTGAAGCCTGAGAACATCATACTGGATCAGCGTGGATATGCCAAGCTG GTTGACTTTGGTTTT TCAAAAAAAGTCGGCCTGGGGAAGAAGACTTGGACGTTCTGTGGAACTCCAGAGTATGTGGCTCCtgagatcagtctgaataaAGGTCATGATGTCTCCGCAGACTGCTGGTCTCTTGGGATCCTCATATTTGAGCTGTTGAGCGGAAG CCCACCTTTTTCAGGGACAGATCCCATGATGACATATAACGTTATTCTTCGAGGAATTGATATGGTCCAGTTTCCCAAGAAAATCACTAAGAGTGCTGCAAACATGATAAAGAGACTTTGCAG GGACAATCCATCTGAGAGACTTGGCAACCAGAAGAATGGTGTTAAGGACATACAGAAACACAA ATGGTTTGAAGGTTTTAACTGGGATGGTATTCGTGAAGGCACTTTAACACCCCCGTTAATACCAAAT GTGGAAGGCCCTTTGGACACAAGCAATTTTGACTGTTTCCCTGAAGATACAGATGAGCCACCTGATGAGGAATCTGGCTGGGATATTGAGTTCTGA
- the rhobtb2b gene encoding rho-related BTB domain-containing protein 2 — MDYERPNVETIKCVVVGDNAVGKTRLICARACNATLTQYQLLATHVPTVWAIDQYRVCQEVLERSRDVVDDVSVSLRLWDTFGDHHKDRRFAYGRSDVVVLCFSIANPNSLFHVKTMWYPEIKHFCPRTPVILVGCQLDLRYADLEAVNRARRPLARPIKANEILPPEKGREVAKELGVPYYETSVVAQFGVKDVFDNAIRAALISRRHLQFWKSHLRDVQRPLLQAPFLPPKPPPPVITIPAPPSTTKEHPGSLLEEPLCADVVLVLQENQKVFAHKVYLATASSKFYDLFLHDLKAETNGRQPHGREPPARAASFDMCESSDEDGKANLRTCISDDTLIGSDSDGILEGGRTRRLLSSLGRAFVSIVTETVKDPITLNCRPMTVVHMDPSVLFGPFRVVLGYLYTGQLDEHEKDLMHIAHIAELLEVFDLRMMVANILNNEAFMNQEITKAFHVRRTNRVKECLAKGTFSDVVFKLDDGTVEAHKPLLISSCDWMAAMFGGPFVESCTKEVLFPNTTRSSMQAVLEYLYTGRFCSRPDLEAMELIILANRLCLPHLVALTELHTVSVLKEAAAMGTDIDGDVMVYLEMAQFHCAYQLTDWCLHHICTNYNNVCRKFPRDMRVKSAENQEFFEKNRWPPVWYLKEEDHYQRDRKEREKEDFLSQKRQSKRKWVLWNLPSSSSNPSSSSSV, encoded by the exons ATGGACTATGAGAGGCCTAATGTGGAGACCATTAAGTGTGTGGTGGTAGGGGACAACGCTGTGGGCAAAACCCGGCTTATCTGTGCCCGTGCATGTAATGCCACCCTAACACAGTACCAGTTACTCGCCACACACGTGCCCACTGTCTGGGCCATCGACCAGTACAGGGTCTGCCAAGAG GTTCTGGAGCGCTCCAGAGATGTCGTGGATGATGTAAGTGTGTCTCTCCGATTATGGGATACCTTCGGAGACCATCACAAAGACCGTCGGTTTGCTTACGGGAG GTCAGATGTGGTGGTCTTGTGCTTCTCCATCGCCAACCCAAATTCTCTTTTTCACGTGAAGACCATGTGGTACCCAGAGATCAAGCATTTCTGCCCTCGGACCCCGGTCATTTTGGTGGGCTGCCAGTTAGATCTGCGTTACGCAGATCTGGAGGCGGTTAACAGAGCCAGGCGCCCCCTTGCAAG ACCCATCAAAGCAAACGAAATTCTTCCTCCCGAGAAGGGTCGCGAGGTGGCCAAAGAACTGGGCGTGCCGTACTACGAGACCAGCGTGGTGGCACAGTTTGGAGTAAAAGACGTGTTCGACAATGCCATCCGTGCTGCTCTCATCTCACGCCGCCACCTGCAGTTTTGGAAGTCCCACTTGCGTGACGTCCAGCGGCCGCTCCTGCAGGCGCCTTTCCTACCCCCTAAACCTCCCCCTCCTGTTATAACCATCCCAGCACCTCCATCCACGACAAAGGAACACCCGGGGAGTCTGCTGGAGGAACCGCTGTGTGCCGATGTAGTTCTGGTTCTCCAGGAGAACCAGAAAGTCTTTGCTCATAAGGTTTACCTTGCCACCGCCTCCTCCAAATTCTACGACCTTTTCCTCCATGATTTAAAAGCCGAGACGAACGGCAGGCAACCTCATGGACGGGAGCCGCCCGCCCGTGCTGCCAGCTTTGACATGTGTGAGAGCAGCGATGAAGATGGCAAGGCCAACCTCAGGACCTGCATCAGTGATGATACCCTGATCGGGTCAGACTCGGATGGGATCTTGGAAGGCGGTCGTACGAGAAGGCTTTTGTCTTCATTAGGCCGTGCTTTCGTAAGCATCGTGACAGAAACCGTAAAAGACCCCATTACGTTAAACTGTCGGCCGATGACGGTGGTACATATGGACCCCTCCGTGTTGTTTGGCCCGTTTCGTGTGGTGCTCGGTTACCTTTATACAGGACAGTTGGATGAACACGAGAAAGACTTGATGCACATCGCCCACATCGCAGAACTGCTGGAGGTGTTCGACCTGCGCATGATGGTCGCCAACATCCTAAACAACGAGGCTTTCATGAACCAAGAGATCACAAAGGCTTTCCATGTGCGACGGACCAATCGCGTGAAGGAATGCCTGGCTAAAGGAACTTTCTCAG ATGTCGTTTTTAAACTGGATGATGGTACCGTTGAAGCTCACAAGCCCCTGCTCATCTCCAGCTGTGATTGGATGGCAGCCATGTTTGGTGGGCCGTTTGTCGAGAGCTGTACTAAAGAG GTGTTGTTCCCGAACACGACTCGCAGTAGTATGCAAGCCGTGCTGGAATATCTCTACACGGGACGCTTCTGCTCCAGACCTGACCTGGAAGCCATGGAGCTCATTATTCTAGCCAATCGCCTTTGCCTGCCTCACCTGGTCGCCCTAACAG AGCTCCACACTGTATCTGTCCTGAAGGAGGCGGCTGCCATGGGAACGGACATTGATGGAGATGTGATGGTTTATCTGGAGATGGCTCAG TTTCACTGTGCCTATCAGCTCACCGACTGGTGCCTTCATCACATCTGCACCAATTACAACAACGTGTGCCGCAAATTCCCAAGAGACATGAGGGTCAAATCCGCAG AAAACCAGGAATTCTTTGAGAAGAACCGCTGGCCTCCAGTCTGGTACCTGAAAGAGGAAGACCATTACCAAAGAGATCGGAAGGAACGGGAAAAGGAGGACTTTTTGTCCCAGAAGAGGCAGAGCAAACGTAAATGGGTGCTCTGGAATCTTCCGTCCTCTTCATCAAACCCTTCATCCTCTTCTTCGGTCTGA
- the LOC129446554 gene encoding L antigen family member 3-like, with protein MAASSSENGSNGKLEFFLKVPFPSEREAAIALQSLSPDPEPRKGGITKDLDVAGQTLSVRWTADEARILRVSVSSFLDHLSLVMETMDAFGPPVSQ; from the exons ATGGCGGCTTCCTCGAGTGAAAACGGTTCAAATGGAAAACTTGAATT CTTTCTAAAAGTCCCTTTCCCTTCAGAAAGAGAGGCAGCTATTGCCCTGCAGTCTTTATCCCCTGATCCTGAGCCAAGAAAAGGAGGAATCACCAAAGATTTGGATGTTGCGGGTCAAACCTTGTCTGT GAGATGGACTGCAGATGAAGCTCGTATTCTTCGTGTCTCTGTAAGTTCATTCTTGGACCACTTGTCTTTAGTGATGGAGACTATGGATGCATTCGGACCACCTGTTTCACAGTGA
- the LOC129446553 gene encoding ras-related protein rab7, protein MSSRKKVLLKVIILGDTGVGKTSLMNQYVNKKFSNQYKATIGADFLTKEVMADDRLVTMQIWDTAGQERFQSLGVAFYRGADCCVLVYDVTAPNTFKTLDSWRDEFLIQASPRDPENFPFVVLGNKIDIENRQVTTKRAQAWCQSKNDIPYFETSAKEAINVDQAFQTIARNALKQEAEVETYDFPSQIKLRDDRPVSSSDGCSC, encoded by the exons ATGTCTTCTCGTAAAAAGGTTCTCCTGAAGGTCATCATTCTTGGGGATACTGG TGTTGGAAAGACATCGCTGATGAACCAATATGTTAATAAGAAATTCAGCAATCAGTATAAAGCTACGATCGGTGCGGACTTTCTTACCAAGGAGGTGATGGCGGATGACAGGCTGGTGACAATGCAG ATTTGGGACACAGCAGGACAGGAGCGGTTTCAGTCTTTGGGCGTGGCGTTTTATCGCGGTGCGGACTGTTGCGTGCTGGTGTATGACGTGACTGCGCCAAACACCTTCAAAACCCTCGACAGCTGGAGGGATGAGTTCCTCATTCAGGCCAGTCCACGAGACCCAGAGAACTTCCCCTTTGTAGTGCTTGGTAACAAGATCGATATTGAGAACAGGCAG GTGACGACAAAGCGAGCACAAGCATGGTGTCAGAGCAAAAATGATATTCCTTATTTTGAGACCAGTGCAAAGGAGGCTATCAACGTGGACCAGGCTTTCCAGACCATCGCTCGCAATGCCCTCAAACAG GAGGCTGAGGTGGAGACGTATGACTTCCCGAGCCAAATTAAACTGCGAGACGACAGACCCGTGTCCTCCAGCGATGGCTGCAGCTGTTGA
- the wdr45 gene encoding WD repeat domain phosphoinositide-interacting protein 4 codes for MAQQRGVNSLQFNQDQSCFCCAMETGVRIYNVEPLMEKGHLDHEQVGSIASCSMLHRSNLLAVVGGGVNPKFSEISVLIWDDAREVRDPKDKLVLEFTFTKPVLAVRMRHDKIIIVLKNRIYVYSFPDNPVKLFEFDTRDNPKGLCDLCPSSEKQLLVFPGHKCGSLQLVDLSNTKPGTSSAPFTINAHQSEIACLALNQPGSVVASASRKGTLIRLFDTTTRDKLVELRRGTDPATLYCINFSHDSSFLCASSDKGTVHIFALKDTKLNRRSALARVGKVGPVIGQYVDSQWSLANFTVPAECACICAFGKNTSKNVNSVIAICVDGTFHKYVFTPDGNCNREAFDVYLDICDDDDF; via the exons ATGGCCCAGCAGAGAGGAGTCAACAGTCTGCAATTTAACCAGGACCAGA GTTGTTTCTGCTGTGCCATGGAGACCGGTGTTCGGATTTACAACGTGGAACCTCTCATGGAAAAGGGGCATTTAG ACCATGAGCAAGTGGGCAGCATTGCCTCGTGTTCAATGCTTCATCGATCAAATCTCTTGGCTGTTGTTGGAGGCGGAGTCAATCCTAAATTCTCTGAAATCTCAG TATTAATATGGGATGATGCTCGAGAAGTGCGAGACCCCAAAGACAAACTTGTGCTTGAGTTCACATTCACCAAACCAGTGCTCGCTGTGCGTATGAGACATGACAA AATCATCATTGTGTTGAAAAACAGAATCTACGTTTATAGTTTTCCAGACAACCCTGTTAAGCTATTTGAGTTTGACACTCGGGACAACCCAAAAG GTTTGTGTGATCTGTGTCCTAGTTCGGAAAAGCAGTTGCTGGTTTTCCCCGGACATAAATGTGGCAGTCTGCAGTTAGTG GATCTTTCCAACACAAAACCTGGAACGTCTTCAGCTCCGTTCACCATCAACGCCCATCAAAGTGAGATCGCCTGCCTTGCACTGAATCAGCCTGGCAGCGTGGTGGCCTCCGCCTCTCGAAAGGGCACTTTGATTCGTCTGTTTGACACTACGACACGAGATAAACTTGTCGAGCTGCGGAGAGGGACCGACCCTGCAACACTCTACTG cattAACTTCAGCCACGACTCATCCTTTCTCTGCGCATCAAGCGACAAGGGAACTGTGCACATATTCGCTTTAAAAGACACCAAACTGAACCGTCGCTCTGC CTTGGCACGTGTGGGAAAGGTGGGTCCGGTCATTGGACAGTACGTGGACAGTCAGTGGTCTCTGGCTAACTTCACCGTTCCGGCCGAATGTGCTTGTATCTGTGCTTTTGGGAAGAACACATCCAAAAATGTCAACTCGGTTATTG CCATATGTGTTGACGGGACATTCCACAAGTACGTCTTCACCCCTGATGGAAACTGCAACCGCGAGGCTTTTGACGTGTATCTGGACAtttgtgatgatgatgatttttaA
- the stc1l gene encoding stanniocalcin 1, like encodes MGANMLLKSGSLLLLVLVASAFASDQEPAQPRRARFSANSPTDVARCLNGAIQVGCATFACLENSTCDTDGMHEICNSFFHTAAIFNTEGKTFVKESIRCIANGITAKVFQTIRRCSTFQKMIAEVQEECYKKLDLCEVARSNPEAIGDVVQVPSHFPNRYYSTLLQSLMECDDDTVEVVRAGLVSRLGPDMATLFQLLQNKPCPSEPAAAGPIAMDGHGAFRWPPMFKIQPNLRNRDPTHLFARKRSVEGSS; translated from the exons ATGGGTGCAAACATGCTGCTGAAAAGTGGATCTCTTCTGCTGCTTGTTTTGGTTGCATCTGCGTTTGCATCAGATCAAGAACCTGCACAACCAAGACGAGCTCGGTTCTCAGCCAACAGCCCTA CTGATGTTGCCCGCTGCTTGAACGGTGCGATCCAGGTGGGCTGTGCAACCTTCGCATGTCTGGAGAATTCCACCTGCGACACGGATGGCATGCACGAAATCTGCAACAGCTTCTTCCACACAGCTGCAATCTTCAATACAGAG GGTAAGACTTTTGTGAAAGAAAGCATCAGGTGCATTGCCAATGGCATCACTGCAAAGGTTTTCCAGACCATCAGGCGTTGTTCCACCTTCCAGAAGATGATTGCCGAAGTGCAGGAGGAATGCTACAAGAAACTTGACCTCTGTGAAGTGGCCCGATCCAACCCTGAAGCCATCGGTGATGTGGTCCAGGTGCCAAGCCACTTTCCAAACAG GTACTACAGCACACTTCTGCAGAGTTTAATGGAGTGCGACGATGACACTGTGGAGGTGGTGCGAGCCGGATTGGTGTCCAGACTGGGCCCTGACATGGCCACCCTCTTCCAGCTGCTACAGAACAAACCCTGCCCGTCTGAACCTGCGGCCGCCGGGCCTATTGCCATGGATGGCCATGGTGCTTTCCGCTGGCCTCCCATGTTCAAGATCCAACCCAACCTTCGCAACAGGGATCCCACTCACCTCTTCGCCAGGAAGCGTTCAGTTGAAGGGAGCTCTTAG